A genomic stretch from Mastacembelus armatus chromosome 12, fMasArm1.2, whole genome shotgun sequence includes:
- the plpp1a gene encoding phospholipid phosphatase 1 isoform X1, with protein sequence MFDTRGIPFVLLDIACLLLGGLPLAAFNLGKIRPYQRGFFCNDDSIKYPFHHSTITSTVLYTVGFTLPISCMIFGECLSVYLKHVQSRSSFGSYVACVYKAIGTFLFGAVMSQSLTDIAKYSIGRLRPHFLDVCKPDWKLVNCSSGAYIVDFTCTGDPTIANEGRLSFYSGHSSFSMYCMLFLALYLQARLQADWARLLRPTIQFFLIAASVYTGLSRVSDYKHHWSDVLTGLLQGALMAILVVFFVSDFFKPNAVSRKEAEIPHTTLQETPTNGNHFESPN encoded by the exons ATGTTCGACACCAGAGGGATCCCCTTCGTCCTGCTGGACATAGCCTGTCTGCTTCTAG GTGGTCTGCCCCTGGCAGCCTTTAACCTGGGTAAGATCCGTCCCTACCAGAGGGGCTTTTTCTGTAATGATGACAGCATCAAGTACCCCTTCCACCACAGTACGATCACCTCCACGGTGCTCTACACTGTGGGCTTCACCCTGCCCATTAGCTGC ATGATCTTTGGCGAGTGCCTTTCAGTTTATCTAAAACATGTTCAATCCAGGTCCTCTTTCGGCAGCTACGTTGCCTGTGTTTACAAAGCCATCGGCACCTTCCTTTTTGGTGCCGTGATGAGCCAGTCTCTGACCGACATAGCCAAGTATTCTATTGGCCGACTCAGACCACACTTTCTGGATGTTTGCAAACCTGACTGGAAACTTGTCAACTGTTCATCCGGGGCTTATATCGTAGACTTCACCTGCACTGGAGACCCGACGATTGCCAATGAGGGCAG GTTATCGTTCTACTCTGGCCACTCCTCTTTCTCCATGTACTGCATGCTGTTCCTGGCT CTCTACCTACAGGCTCGACTTCAGGCCGATTGGGCAAGGCTGCTGAGACCCACAATCCAGTTTTTCCTTATTGCTGCCTCAGTGTACACAGGATTGTCAAGGGTGTCCGATTACAAACATCACTGGAGTGATGTGCTGACTGGACTCCTGCAGGGTGCCCTCATGGCTATCCTAGTG GTCTTCTTTGTGTCTGACTTTTTTAAGCCAAATGCAGTTTCCCGTAAAGAGGCAGAAATCCCTCACACAACCCTGCAAGAGACCCCAACAAATGGAAACCACTTTGAAAGTCCCAACTAA
- the plpp1a gene encoding phospholipid phosphatase 1 isoform X2 has translation MFDTRGIPFVLLDIACLLLAGIPFVVLNLQHSPFHRGFFCNDDSIKYPFKEDTISYQLLAGVMIPITILTMIFGECLSVYLKHVQSRSSFGSYVACVYKAIGTFLFGAVMSQSLTDIAKYSIGRLRPHFLDVCKPDWKLVNCSSGAYIVDFTCTGDPTIANEGRLSFYSGHSSFSMYCMLFLALYLQARLQADWARLLRPTIQFFLIAASVYTGLSRVSDYKHHWSDVLTGLLQGALMAILVVFFVSDFFKPNAVSRKEAEIPHTTLQETPTNGNHFESPN, from the exons ATGTTCGACACCAGAGGGATCCCCTTCGTCCTGCTGGACATAGCCTGTCTGCTTCTAG CTGGAATCCCATTTGTAGTGCTCAATTTGCAGCACAGTCCTTTCCACCGGGGCTTTTTCTGTAATGATGATTCGATCAAGTACCCCTTTAAAGAAGACACCATTTCCTATCAGTTGTTAGCAGGTGTTATGATTCCCATCACAATACTCACT ATGATCTTTGGCGAGTGCCTTTCAGTTTATCTAAAACATGTTCAATCCAGGTCCTCTTTCGGCAGCTACGTTGCCTGTGTTTACAAAGCCATCGGCACCTTCCTTTTTGGTGCCGTGATGAGCCAGTCTCTGACCGACATAGCCAAGTATTCTATTGGCCGACTCAGACCACACTTTCTGGATGTTTGCAAACCTGACTGGAAACTTGTCAACTGTTCATCCGGGGCTTATATCGTAGACTTCACCTGCACTGGAGACCCGACGATTGCCAATGAGGGCAG GTTATCGTTCTACTCTGGCCACTCCTCTTTCTCCATGTACTGCATGCTGTTCCTGGCT CTCTACCTACAGGCTCGACTTCAGGCCGATTGGGCAAGGCTGCTGAGACCCACAATCCAGTTTTTCCTTATTGCTGCCTCAGTGTACACAGGATTGTCAAGGGTGTCCGATTACAAACATCACTGGAGTGATGTGCTGACTGGACTCCTGCAGGGTGCCCTCATGGCTATCCTAGTG GTCTTCTTTGTGTCTGACTTTTTTAAGCCAAATGCAGTTTCCCGTAAAGAGGCAGAAATCCCTCACACAACCCTGCAAGAGACCCCAACAAATGGAAACCACTTTGAAAGTCCCAACTAA